In a single window of the Sander lucioperca isolate FBNREF2018 chromosome 19, SLUC_FBN_1.2, whole genome shotgun sequence genome:
- the drc1 gene encoding dynein regulatory complex protein 1 isoform X3, with translation MEEADEVPEEASEPSVLSENQETKNGVSTQEVEEGPSVEVHEEFNQEPWESQPQEEVVEKSEKLIPPQRMINLQRDLTTIVTNIQTAADAKESMRRTELEKARRDRLEQLENDVKSSQEIFEEINGGWSIAKQKVIPQELQEALNNQQQLCAALIEDKKKLINDLQQELKVGDDRYVKDLRKQAEELNLMMERMEDQIKTLTKAYREELAQIERVYHQESEVLLTRDKTEWEQHIKELWVEELERLTQRKKKVEEYEVIIHNLMLENTDKYSLAQTEQNAKFQVLDRKHQQIKVTNMITKLKQIKQKDEIAISNFSLAHMKNRAISLQTEMKNLITKNYSQKKQFTKKSRYLAVDYKRNIQQYERIKKKIKHFAVADARKFEEMWLMIEAEVKQLVERVLVIDSLICKQHLGLAWERPSMEFMELSGPIQPQKQAWRPAHQAVSQLFHTGQALQCSQRMMDLSVGPRLETDTESTDMEMYKEKTAVQSESSAEMEEGKLSMETQKKVMELLCDEAGFLIEDKLLNLLAPLEKEEQTVVKLGSLLCSFGIEEEDVPKLAHFLLKYKHQQREQTESVCDESDETSKKAEEVEPKSTTHLTYELIDPNHVVPALKSFLQQHMRSSFHVEARETSEDEAYWESIGIIISEDKLKLWDAVENTFKQYQAVLTEISELVPETQSLKQQNTELRMLLQQSLNSRVSTELEML, from the exons ATGGAAGAAGCTGATGAGGTTCCAGAAGAGGCGTCTGAACCCTCGGTGTTGTCCGAAAATCAAGAGACTAAGAACGG GGTCTCCACACAAGAGGTTGAAGAAGGCCCCAGTGTGGAGGTCCATGAGGAGTTCAATCAGGAGCCCTGGGAGAGCCAGCCTCAAGAGGAGGTGGTAGAGAAAAGTGAAAAG CTAATCCCTCCTCAGAGGATGATCAACCTGCAGAGAGATTTGACGACAATAGTGACCAACATCCAAACTGCAGCTGACGCCAAAGAGTCGATGCGAAGGACAGAGCTGGAGAAGGCTCGCAGAGATAG ATTGGAGCAGCTGGAGAATGATGTAAAATCCAGCCAGGAAATATTTGAGGAGATCAACGGAGGGTGGTCGATAGCTAAGCAGAAGGTGATCCCTCAGGAGCTCCAGGAGGCCCTGAACAACCAGCAGCAGTTATGTGCTGCTCTTATAGAAGACAAGAAAAAACTCATAAATGACCTGCAACAG GAGCTGAAAGTTGGAGATGATCGCTATGTTAAGGACTTGAGGAAGCAGGCAGAGGAGCTCAACCTGATGATGGAGAGAATGGAGGACCAGATCAAAACACTGACAAAGGCCTACAGGGAGGAGCTGGCCCAGATTGAG AGAGTTTATCATCAGGAAAGTGAAGTCTTACTTACAAGAGACAAGACTGAATGGGAACAACACATAAAGGAACTTTGGGTCGAAGAG CTGGAGAGGCtgacacagaggaagaagaaagtgGAGGAATATGAAGTGATAATTCACAATCTGATGTTGGAGAATACTGACAAGTACAGCCTCGCCCAGACGGAACAGAATGCAAAGTTTCAG GTGCTGGATAGAAAGCATCAACAGATAAAGGTCACCAACATGATCACGAAGCTAAAACAAATAAAGCAAAAGGATGAGATAGCAATAAGCAACTTCAGCCTGGCCCATATGAAAAACAGAGCCATCAG TCTGCAAACGGAGATGAAAAATCTAATTACTAAGAATTACAGTCAGAAGAAACAGTTTACAAAGAAGAGCCGGTATTTGGCCGTGGACTACAAACGCAACATCCAGCAATATGAACGCATAAAGAAGAAAATCAA GCACTTTGCAGTCGCTGATGCCAGAAAATTTGAGGAGATGTGGCTAATGATTGAAGCAGAGGTTAAGCAACTAGTTGAGAGGGTTTTGGTCATTGATTCACTGATCTGCAAGCAGCACCTTGGTTTAGCCTGGGAGCGACCTTCTATGGAGTTCATGGAGCTCTCTGGTCCCATCCAGCCTCAGAAACAAGCCTGGAGGCCTGCCCACCAGGCTGTCTCCCAGCTGTTTCACACCGGACAGGCTTTACAGTGTAGTCAGAGGATGATGGACCTCTCAGTTGGGCCGAGGCTGGAGACTGACACTGAGAGCACAGACATGGAAATGTACAAGGAAAAGACAGCAGTGCAGAGTGAGAGCAGTGCAGAGATGGAGGAAGGGAAGCTGTCGATGGAGACACAGAAGAAAGTGATGGAGCTGCTGTGTGATGAGGCG GGCTTCCTGATAGAGGATAAACTCCTGAACCTGTTGGCTCCCCTGGAGAAGGAAGAACAAACCGTTGTGAAGCTGGGCTCTCTCCTTTGT TCTTTTGGCATTGAAGAGGAGGATGTGCCAAAGTTGGCTCATTTCTTATTAAAGTACAAACATCAGCAGAGAGAGCAGACTGAG AGTGTTTGTGATGAGTCGGATGAAACCAGTAAGAAGGCAGAGGAAGTGGAGCCCAAGTCTACGACTCATCTTACATATGAACTCATTGATCCTAACCATGTTGTACCTGCTCTGAAAAGTTTCCTCCAGCAGCACATGAGGTCCAG TTTTCATGTAGAAGCCCGGGAGACTTCAGAGGATGAAGCCTACTGGGAAAGTATCGGCATTATAATCTCTGAGGACAAACTGAAACTCTGGGATGCAGTGGAGAACACATTTAAGCAGTACCA GGCGGTCCTGACAGAGATCTCTGAACTCGTCCCTGAGACTCAGAGTCTGAAGCAGCAGAACACAGAGCTGCGGATGTTGCTACAACAGTCTCTTAACTCAaga GTCAGCACAGAGCTGGAGATGCTGTAA
- the drc1 gene encoding dynein regulatory complex protein 1 isoform X1 has translation MEEADEVPEEASEPSVLSENQETKNGVSTQEVEEGPSVEVHEEFNQEPWESQPQEEVVEKSEKLIPPQRMINLQRDLTTIVTNIQTAADAKESMRRTELEKARRDRLEQLENDVKSSQEIFEEINGGWSIAKQKVIPQELQEALNNQQQLCAALIEDKKKLINDLQQELKVGDDRYVKDLRKQAEELNLMMERMEDQIKTLTKAYREELAQIERVYHQESEVLLTRDKTEWEQHIKELWVEELERLTQRKKKVEEYEVIIHNLMLENTDKYSLAQTEQNAKFQVLDRKHQQIKVTNMITKLKQIKQKDEIAISNFSLAHMKNRAISLQTEMKNLITKNYSQKKQFTKKSRYLAVDYKRNIQQYERIKKKIKHFAVADARKFEEMWLMIEAEVKQLVERVLVIDSLICKQHLGLAWERPSMEFMELSGPIQPQKQAWRPAHQAVSQLFHTGQALQCSQRMMDLSVGPRLETDTESTDMEMYKEKTAVQSESSAEMEEGKLSMETQKKVMELLCDEAGFLIEDKLLNLLAPLEKEEQTVVKLGSLLCSFGIEEEDVPKLAHFLLKYKHQQREQTESVCDESDETSKKAEEVEPKSTTHLTYELIDPNHVVPALKSFLQQHMRSRESSAHQHHSFHVEARETSEDEAYWESIGIIISEDKLKLWDAVENTFKQYQAVLTEISELVPETQSLKQQNTELRMLLQQSLNSRVSTELEML, from the exons ATGGAAGAAGCTGATGAGGTTCCAGAAGAGGCGTCTGAACCCTCGGTGTTGTCCGAAAATCAAGAGACTAAGAACGG GGTCTCCACACAAGAGGTTGAAGAAGGCCCCAGTGTGGAGGTCCATGAGGAGTTCAATCAGGAGCCCTGGGAGAGCCAGCCTCAAGAGGAGGTGGTAGAGAAAAGTGAAAAG CTAATCCCTCCTCAGAGGATGATCAACCTGCAGAGAGATTTGACGACAATAGTGACCAACATCCAAACTGCAGCTGACGCCAAAGAGTCGATGCGAAGGACAGAGCTGGAGAAGGCTCGCAGAGATAG ATTGGAGCAGCTGGAGAATGATGTAAAATCCAGCCAGGAAATATTTGAGGAGATCAACGGAGGGTGGTCGATAGCTAAGCAGAAGGTGATCCCTCAGGAGCTCCAGGAGGCCCTGAACAACCAGCAGCAGTTATGTGCTGCTCTTATAGAAGACAAGAAAAAACTCATAAATGACCTGCAACAG GAGCTGAAAGTTGGAGATGATCGCTATGTTAAGGACTTGAGGAAGCAGGCAGAGGAGCTCAACCTGATGATGGAGAGAATGGAGGACCAGATCAAAACACTGACAAAGGCCTACAGGGAGGAGCTGGCCCAGATTGAG AGAGTTTATCATCAGGAAAGTGAAGTCTTACTTACAAGAGACAAGACTGAATGGGAACAACACATAAAGGAACTTTGGGTCGAAGAG CTGGAGAGGCtgacacagaggaagaagaaagtgGAGGAATATGAAGTGATAATTCACAATCTGATGTTGGAGAATACTGACAAGTACAGCCTCGCCCAGACGGAACAGAATGCAAAGTTTCAG GTGCTGGATAGAAAGCATCAACAGATAAAGGTCACCAACATGATCACGAAGCTAAAACAAATAAAGCAAAAGGATGAGATAGCAATAAGCAACTTCAGCCTGGCCCATATGAAAAACAGAGCCATCAG TCTGCAAACGGAGATGAAAAATCTAATTACTAAGAATTACAGTCAGAAGAAACAGTTTACAAAGAAGAGCCGGTATTTGGCCGTGGACTACAAACGCAACATCCAGCAATATGAACGCATAAAGAAGAAAATCAA GCACTTTGCAGTCGCTGATGCCAGAAAATTTGAGGAGATGTGGCTAATGATTGAAGCAGAGGTTAAGCAACTAGTTGAGAGGGTTTTGGTCATTGATTCACTGATCTGCAAGCAGCACCTTGGTTTAGCCTGGGAGCGACCTTCTATGGAGTTCATGGAGCTCTCTGGTCCCATCCAGCCTCAGAAACAAGCCTGGAGGCCTGCCCACCAGGCTGTCTCCCAGCTGTTTCACACCGGACAGGCTTTACAGTGTAGTCAGAGGATGATGGACCTCTCAGTTGGGCCGAGGCTGGAGACTGACACTGAGAGCACAGACATGGAAATGTACAAGGAAAAGACAGCAGTGCAGAGTGAGAGCAGTGCAGAGATGGAGGAAGGGAAGCTGTCGATGGAGACACAGAAGAAAGTGATGGAGCTGCTGTGTGATGAGGCG GGCTTCCTGATAGAGGATAAACTCCTGAACCTGTTGGCTCCCCTGGAGAAGGAAGAACAAACCGTTGTGAAGCTGGGCTCTCTCCTTTGT TCTTTTGGCATTGAAGAGGAGGATGTGCCAAAGTTGGCTCATTTCTTATTAAAGTACAAACATCAGCAGAGAGAGCAGACTGAG AGTGTTTGTGATGAGTCGGATGAAACCAGTAAGAAGGCAGAGGAAGTGGAGCCCAAGTCTACGACTCATCTTACATATGAACTCATTGATCCTAACCATGTTGTACCTGCTCTGAAAAGTTTCCTCCAGCAGCACATGAGGTCCAG GGAGAGCTCAGCCCACCAACATCACAGTTTTCATGTAGAAGCCCGGGAGACTTCAGAGGATGAAGCCTACTGGGAAAGTATCGGCATTATAATCTCTGAGGACAAACTGAAACTCTGGGATGCAGTGGAGAACACATTTAAGCAGTACCA GGCGGTCCTGACAGAGATCTCTGAACTCGTCCCTGAGACTCAGAGTCTGAAGCAGCAGAACACAGAGCTGCGGATGTTGCTACAACAGTCTCTTAACTCAaga GTCAGCACAGAGCTGGAGATGCTGTAA
- the drc1 gene encoding dynein regulatory complex protein 1 isoform X2, translating to MEEADEVPEEASEPSVLSENQETKNGVSTQEVEEGPSVEVHEEFNQEPWESQPQEEVVEKSEKRMINLQRDLTTIVTNIQTAADAKESMRRTELEKARRDRLEQLENDVKSSQEIFEEINGGWSIAKQKVIPQELQEALNNQQQLCAALIEDKKKLINDLQQELKVGDDRYVKDLRKQAEELNLMMERMEDQIKTLTKAYREELAQIERVYHQESEVLLTRDKTEWEQHIKELWVEELERLTQRKKKVEEYEVIIHNLMLENTDKYSLAQTEQNAKFQVLDRKHQQIKVTNMITKLKQIKQKDEIAISNFSLAHMKNRAISLQTEMKNLITKNYSQKKQFTKKSRYLAVDYKRNIQQYERIKKKIKHFAVADARKFEEMWLMIEAEVKQLVERVLVIDSLICKQHLGLAWERPSMEFMELSGPIQPQKQAWRPAHQAVSQLFHTGQALQCSQRMMDLSVGPRLETDTESTDMEMYKEKTAVQSESSAEMEEGKLSMETQKKVMELLCDEAGFLIEDKLLNLLAPLEKEEQTVVKLGSLLCSFGIEEEDVPKLAHFLLKYKHQQREQTESVCDESDETSKKAEEVEPKSTTHLTYELIDPNHVVPALKSFLQQHMRSRESSAHQHHSFHVEARETSEDEAYWESIGIIISEDKLKLWDAVENTFKQYQAVLTEISELVPETQSLKQQNTELRMLLQQSLNSRVSTELEML from the exons ATGGAAGAAGCTGATGAGGTTCCAGAAGAGGCGTCTGAACCCTCGGTGTTGTCCGAAAATCAAGAGACTAAGAACGG GGTCTCCACACAAGAGGTTGAAGAAGGCCCCAGTGTGGAGGTCCATGAGGAGTTCAATCAGGAGCCCTGGGAGAGCCAGCCTCAAGAGGAGGTGGTAGAGAAAAGTGAAAAG AGGATGATCAACCTGCAGAGAGATTTGACGACAATAGTGACCAACATCCAAACTGCAGCTGACGCCAAAGAGTCGATGCGAAGGACAGAGCTGGAGAAGGCTCGCAGAGATAG ATTGGAGCAGCTGGAGAATGATGTAAAATCCAGCCAGGAAATATTTGAGGAGATCAACGGAGGGTGGTCGATAGCTAAGCAGAAGGTGATCCCTCAGGAGCTCCAGGAGGCCCTGAACAACCAGCAGCAGTTATGTGCTGCTCTTATAGAAGACAAGAAAAAACTCATAAATGACCTGCAACAG GAGCTGAAAGTTGGAGATGATCGCTATGTTAAGGACTTGAGGAAGCAGGCAGAGGAGCTCAACCTGATGATGGAGAGAATGGAGGACCAGATCAAAACACTGACAAAGGCCTACAGGGAGGAGCTGGCCCAGATTGAG AGAGTTTATCATCAGGAAAGTGAAGTCTTACTTACAAGAGACAAGACTGAATGGGAACAACACATAAAGGAACTTTGGGTCGAAGAG CTGGAGAGGCtgacacagaggaagaagaaagtgGAGGAATATGAAGTGATAATTCACAATCTGATGTTGGAGAATACTGACAAGTACAGCCTCGCCCAGACGGAACAGAATGCAAAGTTTCAG GTGCTGGATAGAAAGCATCAACAGATAAAGGTCACCAACATGATCACGAAGCTAAAACAAATAAAGCAAAAGGATGAGATAGCAATAAGCAACTTCAGCCTGGCCCATATGAAAAACAGAGCCATCAG TCTGCAAACGGAGATGAAAAATCTAATTACTAAGAATTACAGTCAGAAGAAACAGTTTACAAAGAAGAGCCGGTATTTGGCCGTGGACTACAAACGCAACATCCAGCAATATGAACGCATAAAGAAGAAAATCAA GCACTTTGCAGTCGCTGATGCCAGAAAATTTGAGGAGATGTGGCTAATGATTGAAGCAGAGGTTAAGCAACTAGTTGAGAGGGTTTTGGTCATTGATTCACTGATCTGCAAGCAGCACCTTGGTTTAGCCTGGGAGCGACCTTCTATGGAGTTCATGGAGCTCTCTGGTCCCATCCAGCCTCAGAAACAAGCCTGGAGGCCTGCCCACCAGGCTGTCTCCCAGCTGTTTCACACCGGACAGGCTTTACAGTGTAGTCAGAGGATGATGGACCTCTCAGTTGGGCCGAGGCTGGAGACTGACACTGAGAGCACAGACATGGAAATGTACAAGGAAAAGACAGCAGTGCAGAGTGAGAGCAGTGCAGAGATGGAGGAAGGGAAGCTGTCGATGGAGACACAGAAGAAAGTGATGGAGCTGCTGTGTGATGAGGCG GGCTTCCTGATAGAGGATAAACTCCTGAACCTGTTGGCTCCCCTGGAGAAGGAAGAACAAACCGTTGTGAAGCTGGGCTCTCTCCTTTGT TCTTTTGGCATTGAAGAGGAGGATGTGCCAAAGTTGGCTCATTTCTTATTAAAGTACAAACATCAGCAGAGAGAGCAGACTGAG AGTGTTTGTGATGAGTCGGATGAAACCAGTAAGAAGGCAGAGGAAGTGGAGCCCAAGTCTACGACTCATCTTACATATGAACTCATTGATCCTAACCATGTTGTACCTGCTCTGAAAAGTTTCCTCCAGCAGCACATGAGGTCCAG GGAGAGCTCAGCCCACCAACATCACAGTTTTCATGTAGAAGCCCGGGAGACTTCAGAGGATGAAGCCTACTGGGAAAGTATCGGCATTATAATCTCTGAGGACAAACTGAAACTCTGGGATGCAGTGGAGAACACATTTAAGCAGTACCA GGCGGTCCTGACAGAGATCTCTGAACTCGTCCCTGAGACTCAGAGTCTGAAGCAGCAGAACACAGAGCTGCGGATGTTGCTACAACAGTCTCTTAACTCAaga GTCAGCACAGAGCTGGAGATGCTGTAA
- the ostm1 gene encoding osteopetrosis-associated transmembrane protein 1: MSLYKNSPFLVLLVLSTYALASSVGVNLTASDSADRLSLSPAAPAVVVDSPVFKPGVDSLFSLNLLSSFPEDLEISDYCSDLLHIFGQRYVAYVNCLVTAARPVKVCQNCFSTYGSLMNIYNNISSDEMGPGNVSCRDSLLRSDHLMLVYLLYSNMEDIWTKSSCVNCITKGFQSLTNDTLYFISTLNQTLTCFEKYQQGNHTELCKDCKNAYRDLNELYSRMETNLTMCIDIEDSMNMTRRLWSKNFNCSFPREETVPVIAVSSFMLFLPIIFYLSSFLHSEQKKRKLIHPKRAKSYTTLMNIQDKLS; encoded by the exons ATGTCTCTTTACAAAAACAGTCCGTTTTTGGTTTTGTTAGTATTAAGTACTTACGCCCTCGCGTCTAGCGTCGGAGTAAACCTTACCGCTTCAGATTCAGCGGACAGACTTTCTTTGAGCCCTGCTGCTCCTGCTGTTGTGGTTGACTCGCCTGTGTTTAAGCCCGGTGTGGACTCCCTCTTCTCCCTCAATCTGCTCTCTTCCTTCCCAGAAGACCTGGAGATCAGCGACTACTGCAGCGATCTGCTTCACATATTCGGACAGCGGTATGTCGCCTATGTCAACTGCTTGGTGACTGCTGCCCGACCTGTTAAAGTTTGCCAGAACTGTTTCTCCACTTATGGCAGCCTCATGAACATCTATAACAACATATCATCAGACGAG ATGGGTCCTGGTAATGTGAGCTGCAGGGACAGCCTTCTGCGCAGTGATCATCTGATGCTGGTTTATCTGCTGTACAGCAACATGGAAGACATTTGGACGAAATCATCCTGTGTCA ACTGCATCACTAAGGGATTCCAGAGTCTGACCAATGACACGCTGTACTTCATAAGCACTCTCAACCAAACTCTCACCTGCTTTGAGAAGTATCAACAG GGGAACCATACAGAGCTGTGCAAAGACTGTAAGAATGCATATAGAGACCTGAATGAGCTGTACAGCAGAATGGAGACAAATCTGACTATGTGTATTGACATAGAAGATTCG ATGAATATGACTCGCAGACTGTGGAGTAAGAACTTCAATTGTTCCTTCCCCCGTGAGGAGACTGTGCCTGTCATTGCTGTGTCCAGCTTCATGCTCTTTCTGCCCATCATCTTCTACTTGAGCAGCTTCCTTCACTCTGAACAAAAGAAACGCAAGCTCATACACC CCAAACGGGCAAAGTCATACACCACTCTGATGAACATTCAGGACAAACTGAGCTGA